Proteins co-encoded in one Oreochromis aureus strain Israel breed Guangdong linkage group 3, ZZ_aureus, whole genome shotgun sequence genomic window:
- the LOC120438784 gene encoding uncharacterized protein LOC120438784: MSQEDEGEGPSGAGAIPTEDSQAASLFDSAGNPLVQLQTQINELSRKHDAVMSSITNMGNVPTRSVVYIPREKVIIPFSGEPAKDAYTVDEFIEEVERAIRTRGLRGEDQTDFILSQLKGSALEEVKLRMAGQVKQPSDLFSYLREAFREKRTTPQLLHAFYARRQLDGEDLRDYSHALSQLLNAAIQQSPNVVPNTQLALRDQFIEGVHAPNLRRELRRLTREKPECSLFDVREEAIMWTMEDRPRSTNVARHRNIVSDRPDESCEKTSSTSDVQTDFSMALQEMVKIITQQGKAIGELTNAVRELTTQTASSEDSRGVKAKPKPKYTREGQPICLRCEGVGHMARHCNAPRQPTSQSATMPSSPLTGNGNPPLL, encoded by the coding sequence ATGTCACAAGAGGACGAGGGGGAAGGTCCTTCAGGGGCCGGAGCTATCCCCACTGAAGACAGTCAAGCTGCCTCTTTGTTTGACAGTGCAGGTAACCCGTTGGTGCAGCTGCAAACACAGATTAACGAACTGAGTAGGAAACATGATGCTGTTATGTCTAGTATTACTAACATGGGTAATGTTCCAACTAGATCTGTTGTGTACATTCCAAGAGAAAAGGTGATAATACCTTTTAGTGGGGAACCAGCAAAAGATGCTTACACTGTTGATGAATTCATAGAAGAGGTGGAAAGAGCAATAAGAACTAGGGGTCTGCGTGGAGAGGATCAAACCGACTTTATCCTCTCACAGCTGAAAGGGTCTGCCCTAGAGGAAGTTAAGTTACGTATGGCGGGCCAGGTGAAGCAACCGAGTGATCTCTTCTCATATTTGAGGGAGGCATTTAGAGAGAAGCGCACCACACCACAGCTCTTGCATGCTTTCTACGCACGCCGCCAACTAGATGGGGAAGACCTACGAGATTATTCACATGCACTCTCTCAGTTGCTCAATGCTGCAATACAACAGTCCCCTAATGTAGTACCAAACACACAGCTGGCACTTCGGGATCAGTTCATTGAAGGTGTGCATGCCCCAAATCTTCGGCGTGAACTACGTAGGCTCACTAGGGAGAAGCCTGAGTGTAGTCTCTTTGATGTTAGAGAGGAGGCAATCATGTGGACTATGGAAGATCGTCCACGCAGCACTAATGTAGCAAGACATAGAAATATAGTGAGTGACAGGCCAGATGAAAGCTGTGAAAAGACAAGCTCCACAAGTGATGTACAGACAGACTTTTCCATGGCTCTGCAAGAGATGGTTAAAATAATCACACAACAGGGTAAGGCAATAGGGGAGTTAACTAATGCAGTGAGGGAGCTCACGACACAGACTGCCAGTTCTGAAGACAGTAGAGGTGTTAAAGCTAAGCCCAAGCCTAAGTACACTAGAGAGGGTCAGCCCATTTGTCTCCGATGTGAAGGGGTGGGACATATGGCCAGACACTGTAATGCACCCCGACAACCTACGAGCCAGTCTGCAACCATGCCCAGTTCACCGCTAACGGGAAACGGGAACCCTCCATTGCTATGA